The genomic segment CCCATTTGATCCATAATCGCAATCGTGGCAAAAATAGAAATCGGCAGCGACAAAATCGAAATAATCGTCGCCCTTACATTGCGCAAAAACAAGAAAATGATGAGCACGCAAAACAATGTGCCATACAAGCCTTCACGAACGAGGCCGGATACGGATTCCTTAATATCCTGACCTTGGTCAACGATGACATGATAGTCCAGCTCGCCTTTGGCTTGATAAGTGCCGAGCAGCTCGCTCACACTGTCAGATACATCCGCCGTGTTGGAATCCTGCGTCTTCTGAATCGAAATAACAAAGCTCGGCTCGCCATTAAAGCGGGTAATTTCATTTTGCTCAGATACCGTCTTAATGTCGGCAATATCACCAAGCGTGACAGCAGCTGCTGCGGCACCCGCACCGCCTGAAGCTGCCGAACCAGTTGGCGCTCCTGGGCCGACGGCGTTTCCTGATGCAGAACCTGCGGCACTGCCAGGAGCAGCTTGATTAGCCGCACTGCCCTGCACTCCTCCTGCACCCATTCCACTCGCGCTGCCTGCTGCAGAACCTGCGGCTCCGCCGCCAGCCGTTGCTGTCAGCTTCAGCTCTTCAAGCTGCTTCATGGTATCGAGGCTGCCGGTCAACCGGATCGGTATGACCGTCTCCTCCTGCGACACAGAGCCCAGTGGCAGAGCGTAGTCCAGCCCCTGAAGCGCCGTGCGGATGGAGCTGAGCGTAATGCCATGCTGCGCCGCTTTATTTTTATCTACAACAATATTAAGCTCATTCGTCGTACCGCCCTTCAGCGTTACGGTTCCGACTCCAGCTAGCTTTTGCAGCTCAGGAACGACGCTGTTTTGCAGTTCATCAGCCAGCTTCGCCGAATCTCCTTCGGCAGCAAATACAGCCGCTTGATAAATAGGCTGGCTATTTGCCGACAAACGCTGCACCGTTACACTCGCATTATCGGCCAGCTTCAGCTTGCTAAGCTCAGCCTCAACTTCGCTGTATTTTTTATCCATGTCCGTACCAAATGGGAACTGGATAAAAATGCTGGCTGCATTTTCAGCAGAGGTGCTCGTTAACGACTCATAGCCCTGCACACGCTTCAAATGGTCTTCAATCGGATTCGTAACCTCCGACTCGATCTCCTCCGTAGAGGCGCCAGGCTGAATCGCCTGTACGAACACGGCCGGGAAATCCAAATCCGGAAACGTCTGCTGCTTAATTTGCGTGGAGGCATACAAGCCATACCCCAGCACCAAAACGCATAATAAAATGACAGCAACACTATTTTTCAAGCTAAATTTGGTCAATCGATTCAATGTATATCTCTCCTCTCGTTGTATAACCTCCCTTATCATAACCAGTAATTTTGTACTAATTATGTACAAGGCCCTGTCAGACCTTATTGTATTTATTTGGAAGGACAAGCGGCAGCATGACGTTCATCGTCGTCCCTTTGCCCACCGCACTCTCTACCCTGATTTCTCCTCCATGGAGCTCAATAATCCGCTTGACGATCGAAAGGCCGATGCCATTTCCGCCAACTGCGCGCACGCGGGCTTGATCTATTTTATAAAAGGGTTTGAAAATATGATGAAGCTCCTCCTCCGGAATGCCAACTCCGCTGTCGGCAACCGAAACCGTCACGCTATGTTGGCTTGCAATCAGGTTAATCGAAATCATGCCCCCAGGTTCTGTGAATTTAATCGCATTGCTCAGCAGATTCGTCCAAAGCTGGCTCAGTTTATCCTCATCTGCCGAAATCACGACCGGCTCCAGGTCCAGATTGAGCTGGATGTTTTTGTTGGACCATAGCGGCTCGCTGGCAATCATGACATCTTTAAGCTGCTCATCCAAACGATATTGGCTCATATTGGGCTGAATTTGGTCATGCTCAAGCGCAGACAGCTTGAGCAAATCCTGCGTCAGCCGGGATAGGCGGTCGCTTTCCTCCTCAATAATAGTGAGCAGGCGAAGACGGCTTTCCTCATCCATTTTTTTCTGCTTAAGTGCCATTGTGAAGCCTTTAATCGAAGTAAGCGGCGATTGAATTTCATGGGAGACGTCCGAGACGAACTGCCTTCTCACCCGCTCCAGCGAATCGAGCTCCTGCGCCATCTGATTAAAGCTTGCTGTCAGCTCGCCGATCTCATCCCTGCTTTTCGTAGCGAGCCTGATGCTGAAATCGCCTTTTGCCATATTGCGCGTAGCCAAGGTTAAATGCTTCAAAGGCCGTACTATATAACGGGAGGTGACGATGACGAGTAGCGTTCCAATGAATACAACGAGAAAAAGCTGCATGCGGAAATAGCCTACAGCGAGCGTGGCAACGTCATTCGTTTCGGGCTTTATAAACAAGGCATAAGCATGTCCTTCAATTTGAAAAGGGAGCCCTACGACGAGCCGATCATATTCTTTGCCCATTCCCCCCCGGAAGACGCCGCCGTTCAGCACGCTGCGGAGATTTTCTTCATCAACGATCAGCTTATGTTTGGCAACTTTGTCGGTTTCGTGCAGCGGTCTGCCTTGTTCGTCATAAACGATAATGGTGAAAATCGGCAGAGCGGTAATGCCCCCCATTAATGTATCCAAATGGTTAGGGTAAGAGTTCTTGTAGGATTCGATTATCGTTTTGCCGCTGACGACTAAATTGTCCTGTACGTAGGAGCGAAGCTTGTGGCTAAATAGAAAATGGGTCATGAAAAAGCTTAAAAAAACGCTCGCCATGACCGATGCAACAAACATAAGAATTAAGCGGACATACAGCGATTTAATCACGGTATACCTCCAGTCGGTAGCCCAGCCCCCAGATCGTCACGATTTTAAAATCCTGATCGTACGCGGCAAAACGCTCCCTCAGACGTTTAACATGCGTATCCACCGCCCGTTCGTCGCCTTCGTAATCGTAGCCCCATATTTGCTCAATTAATGCATCGCGCTTGAACAGCTTGCCCGGATAGCTTGCCAGCAAAAACAGCAGCTCAAATTCCTTGAGCGGTATGGACTCACTTGAGCCCGTATCCTTATAGCGGATTTGATAGCTTGTTTTATCGAGCGTCACTTGGCCGAGCCTGACGATTTGCGAAATTGAAATCCGGTACCGTTTCAGCAGCGCCTTCACCCGCATGACCAGCTCCATCGGGTCAAACGGCTTCACCATATAATCGTCGGTGCCCAGCCGGAACCCTTTTATTCGCTCTGGCGCCTCCCCTTTGGCGGTAATCATCATAATCGGCTTGTCCCCCGCTTCCCGCACCCGGCGGCAAAGCTCCCAGCCATCCATCTTCGGCATCATGATGTCCAGAATAATGAGATCCACCGGCTGATTGCAAAAATAATCCCATGCATCCGCTCCGTTGCCTTGCTCTATAATATCCATGCCTTCATCCTCCAAATACAAACGGAGCAGCTGGCGGATATGCGGATCGTCATCTACTACGAGTATGGTCGTCATGCGGCTACCTTCTTCCCGATTTTAAGTACAGTTCTATGTCAT from the Paenibacillus sp. BIHB 4019 genome contains:
- a CDS encoding HAMP domain-containing sensor histidine kinase, whose amino-acid sequence is MIKSLYVRLILMFVASVMASVFLSFFMTHFLFSHKLRSYVQDNLVVSGKTIIESYKNSYPNHLDTLMGGITALPIFTIIVYDEQGRPLHETDKVAKHKLIVDEENLRSVLNGGVFRGGMGKEYDRLVVGLPFQIEGHAYALFIKPETNDVATLAVGYFRMQLFLVVFIGTLLVIVTSRYIVRPLKHLTLATRNMAKGDFSIRLATKSRDEIGELTASFNQMAQELDSLERVRRQFVSDVSHEIQSPLTSIKGFTMALKQKKMDEESRLRLLTIIEEESDRLSRLTQDLLKLSALEHDQIQPNMSQYRLDEQLKDVMIASEPLWSNKNIQLNLDLEPVVISADEDKLSQLWTNLLSNAIKFTEPGGMISINLIASQHSVTVSVADSGVGIPEEELHHIFKPFYKIDQARVRAVGGNGIGLSIVKRIIELHGGEIRVESAVGKGTTMNVMLPLVLPNKYNKV
- a CDS encoding response regulator transcription factor — its product is MTTILVVDDDPHIRQLLRLYLEDEGMDIIEQGNGADAWDYFCNQPVDLIILDIMMPKMDGWELCRRVREAGDKPIMMITAKGEAPERIKGFRLGTDDYMVKPFDPMELVMRVKALLKRYRISISQIVRLGQVTLDKTSYQIRYKDTGSSESIPLKEFELLFLLASYPGKLFKRDALIEQIWGYDYEGDERAVDTHVKRLRERFAAYDQDFKIVTIWGLGYRLEVYRD